In a genomic window of Motilibacter aurantiacus:
- a CDS encoding phosphotransferase yields MPQIASLDEITSSQGLTVTKVLKEDYDHNVYLVEQGGRQLILKTINDEGLEQNLRRDVGYSFVLATLAAADPSWTLRASAPVATGGSWMLREALDAEPLLDPDALTSEAAAAVGRALADLDRLSPDVVARRPDYRNGAGQPVEDEQHRLAELERWVDGIDEASGLGELDREELRSALESGRQAVHPGFEVWDVKLDDFLGLPEGKVAMYDLEFAHLFGRRHYDVAKMYATLAVVHGEPGPAAALLEAYQGESRLPDDRLIAAFLPVCTETLLAELKDAVDADGDSGRSRAAQARELLAGCLAGRVPGLAGQ; encoded by the coding sequence ATGCCTCAGATCGCCAGTCTCGACGAGATCACGTCGTCCCAGGGGCTCACAGTCACCAAGGTATTGAAGGAGGATTACGACCACAACGTCTACCTCGTCGAGCAGGGCGGCCGCCAGCTGATCCTCAAGACGATCAACGACGAGGGGCTCGAGCAGAACCTCCGCCGCGACGTCGGCTACTCCTTCGTGCTGGCCACGCTCGCGGCCGCCGACCCTTCCTGGACCCTGCGGGCGAGCGCTCCCGTGGCGACGGGCGGGAGCTGGATGCTGCGCGAGGCGCTGGACGCCGAGCCGCTGCTCGACCCCGACGCCCTCACGTCGGAGGCGGCAGCCGCGGTGGGCCGGGCGCTCGCCGACCTCGACCGGCTCTCCCCGGACGTCGTCGCGCGCCGGCCTGACTACCGCAACGGCGCCGGACAGCCCGTCGAGGACGAGCAGCACCGGCTCGCCGAGCTGGAGCGCTGGGTGGACGGGATCGACGAGGCGTCCGGGCTGGGCGAGCTGGACCGGGAGGAGCTGCGCAGCGCGCTGGAGTCGGGGCGGCAGGCCGTGCACCCCGGCTTCGAGGTGTGGGACGTCAAGCTCGACGACTTCCTCGGGCTACCGGAGGGCAAGGTCGCTATGTACGACCTGGAGTTCGCCCATCTGTTCGGCCGCCGCCACTACGACGTGGCCAAGATGTACGCCACGCTGGCAGTGGTGCACGGCGAGCCGGGGCCGGCGGCGGCGCTCCTGGAGGCGTACCAGGGCGAGTCCCGCCTGCCCGACGACCGGCTGATCGCAGCGTTCCTGCCGGTCTGCACCGAGACGCTCCTCGCCGAGCTCAAGGACGCCGTGGACGCGGACGGTGACTCGGGGAGAAGCCGCGCCGCGCAGGCGCGCGAGCTGCTCGCCGGCTGCCTCGCCGGGCGGGTCCCCGGCCTGGCCGGCCAGTGA
- a CDS encoding peptidase inhibitor family I36 protein yields the protein MTSRNLRRTVAATAGAITACSTVLALPATASAAPGEITDQLLIAEAEAHGARVSGGWAVFPNGMEASLGPAAYSDCPNNYVCLFENASWGGRLIRWYNANTAISDLGLYTFNDELSSWVNNSPYDARWFYNSSYGGTTRCMNAESGSPSSLGGDDDKASSFRVYTDAVACT from the coding sequence ATGACTTCCAGGAATCTGCGGCGCACGGTCGCCGCCACTGCCGGCGCAATCACCGCCTGCTCGACGGTCCTCGCCCTTCCGGCCACCGCATCCGCGGCCCCCGGTGAGATCACCGACCAACTGCTGATCGCCGAGGCCGAGGCCCACGGGGCGCGGGTCTCCGGCGGATGGGCGGTCTTCCCGAACGGAATGGAGGCGTCGCTCGGCCCTGCCGCGTATTCCGACTGCCCCAACAACTACGTCTGCCTGTTCGAGAACGCGTCCTGGGGCGGGCGCCTGATCCGGTGGTACAACGCGAACACCGCCATCAGCGACCTCGGCCTCTACACGTTCAACGACGAGCTCTCCTCGTGGGTGAACAACTCCCCCTACGACGCGCGGTGGTTCTACAACAGCTCCTACGGCGGCACGACCCGGTGCATGAACGCCGAGAGCGGCTCGCCGTCCTCGTTGGGCGGCGACGACGACAAGGCCAGCTCGTTCCGGGTCTACACCGACGCGGTGGCCTGCACCTGA
- a CDS encoding response regulator transcription factor, with product MHLSEREAQVVELLARGFSNDQIGRRVGLSGHTVAYHVSAVTRRLALANRAELVARCFVAGILEQTSWPARLHDGGACPACDWVPGVRRAGSRRDGLARVS from the coding sequence GTGCACCTCAGCGAGCGCGAGGCGCAGGTCGTCGAGCTGCTGGCGCGCGGCTTCTCCAACGACCAGATCGGGCGCCGGGTCGGCCTGTCCGGGCACACCGTCGCCTACCACGTGTCGGCTGTCACCCGTCGGCTCGCGCTCGCCAACCGGGCGGAGCTGGTCGCCCGCTGCTTCGTCGCAGGCATCCTCGAGCAGACGTCGTGGCCGGCACGGCTGCATGACGGCGGTGCCTGCCCCGCCTGCGACTGGGTTCCGGGCGTGCGCCGGGCCGGGAGCAGGCGGGACGGCCTGGCGCGGGTGAGTTGA
- a CDS encoding RNA polymerase sigma factor yields MATGAAGWRGRASRRRPAGAQDAAWLEALFLANGDAVRSYVMYRCGDADLAEDVVSEVFLIAWRDRAAVPEPAVPYLLGVARRVLAGQRRATQRRDRLTARIADGLDGASTALEDGDFESLELREALSRLPDHDREALILVGWCELSNVEAAEALGCSQVTFAVRLHRARRRLRAQLDRADRPGEPSVRAAAS; encoded by the coding sequence GTGGCAACCGGCGCAGCAGGCTGGCGCGGGCGCGCCTCGCGGCGCCGGCCCGCGGGGGCCCAGGACGCAGCCTGGCTCGAGGCGCTCTTCCTCGCGAACGGGGACGCGGTCAGGAGCTACGTCATGTACCGCTGCGGCGACGCGGACCTCGCCGAGGACGTGGTCAGCGAGGTGTTCCTCATCGCGTGGCGGGACCGCGCCGCGGTGCCCGAGCCGGCCGTGCCCTACCTGCTCGGCGTCGCCCGCCGCGTGCTCGCGGGCCAGCGGCGGGCCACCCAGCGGCGGGACAGGCTCACCGCACGCATCGCCGACGGCCTGGACGGGGCGTCCACGGCGCTCGAGGACGGGGACTTCGAGAGCCTGGAGCTGCGCGAGGCGCTCTCCCGGCTGCCCGACCACGACCGGGAGGCGCTCATCCTGGTCGGCTGGTGCGAGCTGTCGAACGTCGAGGCCGCCGAGGCGCTCGGGTGCAGCCAGGTGACCTTCGCGGTCCGCCTGCACCGGGCCCGTCGGCGGCTGCGCGCCCAGTTGGACCGGGCCGACCGCCCGGGTGAGCCCTCCGTACGTGCGGCGGCGTCATGA
- the recC gene encoding exodeoxyribonuclease V subunit gamma, whose amino-acid sequence MLHVHRSERADELAYALAGLLREPAAGADPFTPEVVAVPARGVERWLTQSLSRELGTAAGRADGVCANLRFPSPGGLVDEALSAAAGIDPREDVWLPDRLVWPLLEVIDGCAGEAWCDVLGRHLGAAGPAGDRHRRGRRYAVARHLAGLFASYAAARPRMVQDWAGGLDTDGSGTPLPADLAWEAELWRRLRAHVGVPGPAERLPSACELLRAEPGTLPWPARLSVFGPTRLSASALAVLAAVAEHRDVHLWLPHPSPALWRSVGPLVPVADRRRAADPTAHLARNPLLASLGRDARELQLALAAAPGAVLHSDHPAPAAPGTLLGRLQAALRDDAALPPAAGRVALPANDRSVQVHACHGPARQVEVLREVLLGLLAADPRLEPRDILVMCPDVEAYAPLVSAAFGLGEATGATAGAADGSAAPGLDHPAHGLRVRLADRSLRQTNPLLAVLAAVLELADSRLPASRVLDLAALPPVRRRFALDDDDLERLQDWVARSGVRWGLDADSRRPFALGGFGQNTWRAGLDRVLLGAAMAEEGAASAVGTATPTPRSSWLGLALPLDDVDSSDIDLAGRLAELVDRLAVVLGSLTGEQPLAAWLDALRAALDALADVRDADSWQLAQARAELAEVGTAGTAARGEVRLTLPEVRALLARRLRGRPTRANFRTGTLTVCTLVPMRSVPHRVVALLGLDDGVFPRNATPDGDDILLRDPWVGERDPRSEDRQLLLDAVLAATEHLVVAYSGADERTNSPRPPAVPLGELLDAVDALAVAPDGGPARGHVLVRHPLQPFDPRNFTPAGLGAPGPFSFDRTALGGALAAAGGRVPPRPFLPQPLPDRPAEPVLALDALVRLLEHPVRAFLQQRLQVGVPGSDDEPSDVLAVELEPLERWAVGERLLRDRLAGASPERCRQAEWRRGTLPPGPLGGRALEAVLGSVEPLVRAAEAARAGAPAQTVDLVAAVPASSGARPGATATRVEGTVGDVHGDTVVSVTYSRLAAKHRLRAWASLVALTVAHPGTRWRAVTIGRGYGDRPRCSTLGPLRPEDASIVLGQLVSLHAAGMREPLPMAVKTSAAYADVRERGEDTDLALGRAREEWLGNDTVPGEAEDAAHRMVWGAWTGLDVLQQAGLADGAAAEPTRFGALARRLWAPLLAAEQVELL is encoded by the coding sequence GTGCTGCACGTCCACCGCTCCGAGCGGGCCGACGAGCTGGCGTACGCCCTGGCGGGGCTGTTGCGCGAGCCCGCGGCCGGGGCCGACCCGTTCACCCCGGAGGTCGTGGCGGTGCCCGCCCGCGGTGTCGAGCGCTGGCTGACCCAGTCGCTGTCCCGCGAGCTCGGCACCGCGGCCGGCCGGGCGGACGGGGTGTGCGCCAACCTGCGGTTCCCCTCGCCCGGGGGGCTGGTCGACGAGGCCCTGTCGGCGGCCGCGGGCATCGACCCGCGGGAGGACGTGTGGCTGCCCGACCGGCTGGTCTGGCCGCTGCTCGAAGTGATCGACGGCTGCGCGGGCGAGGCCTGGTGCGACGTGCTCGGCCGGCACCTGGGGGCTGCCGGCCCCGCGGGCGACCGGCACCGGCGCGGCCGTCGCTACGCGGTGGCCCGCCACCTCGCCGGCCTGTTCGCGTCCTATGCCGCCGCCCGCCCCCGGATGGTGCAGGACTGGGCCGGAGGCCTCGACACCGACGGCAGCGGCACGCCGCTCCCGGCGGACCTGGCCTGGGAGGCGGAGCTGTGGCGGCGGCTGCGCGCCCACGTCGGGGTGCCCGGCCCGGCCGAGCGCCTTCCCTCGGCCTGCGAGCTGCTGCGGGCCGAGCCGGGGACGCTGCCCTGGCCGGCCCGGCTGTCCGTCTTCGGCCCGACGCGGCTGAGCGCCTCCGCGCTTGCCGTGCTCGCGGCGGTCGCCGAGCACCGCGACGTCCACCTGTGGCTGCCGCACCCCTCGCCCGCACTCTGGCGCAGCGTCGGGCCGCTCGTCCCGGTCGCCGACCGGCGGCGCGCCGCCGACCCCACGGCGCACCTGGCACGCAACCCGCTGCTCGCCTCGCTCGGGCGCGACGCCCGCGAGCTCCAGCTGGCGCTGGCCGCCGCGCCCGGCGCGGTCCTGCACTCCGACCACCCCGCGCCGGCCGCGCCGGGCACGCTGCTCGGCCGGCTGCAGGCCGCCCTGCGCGACGACGCCGCGCTCCCGCCCGCAGCCGGTCGCGTCGCGTTGCCCGCGAACGACCGCAGCGTGCAGGTGCACGCGTGCCACGGCCCCGCGCGCCAGGTGGAGGTGCTGCGGGAGGTGCTGCTCGGCCTGCTCGCGGCCGACCCCAGGCTCGAACCGCGCGACATCCTCGTCATGTGCCCGGACGTCGAGGCGTACGCGCCGCTCGTGTCCGCGGCCTTCGGGCTGGGCGAGGCCACGGGCGCCACAGCCGGCGCTGCCGACGGTTCCGCGGCCCCCGGGCTCGACCACCCGGCGCACGGCCTGCGGGTGCGCCTCGCCGACCGCTCGTTGCGCCAGACCAACCCGTTGCTCGCGGTGCTGGCGGCGGTGCTGGAGCTCGCCGACTCCCGGTTGCCGGCCTCGCGCGTGCTCGACCTGGCGGCCCTGCCCCCTGTGCGCCGCCGCTTCGCGCTCGACGACGACGACCTCGAGCGGCTGCAGGACTGGGTGGCGCGCTCGGGGGTGCGCTGGGGGCTCGACGCGGACTCGCGCCGGCCCTTCGCGCTGGGGGGCTTCGGCCAGAACACCTGGCGCGCGGGGCTCGACCGGGTCCTGCTGGGCGCGGCGATGGCCGAGGAGGGCGCAGCGAGCGCGGTGGGGACGGCGACGCCGACCCCGAGGTCGTCGTGGCTCGGGCTGGCGCTGCCGCTGGATGACGTCGACAGCTCCGACATCGACCTCGCCGGGCGGCTGGCCGAGCTGGTCGACCGGCTCGCCGTCGTGCTCGGCTCGCTCACCGGCGAGCAGCCGCTGGCGGCGTGGCTCGACGCGCTGCGAGCTGCGCTCGACGCGCTCGCCGACGTCCGTGATGCGGACAGCTGGCAGCTGGCCCAGGCGCGGGCCGAGCTGGCCGAGGTGGGGACGGCGGGGACTGCGGCCCGCGGCGAGGTGCGCCTCACCCTGCCTGAGGTGCGCGCCCTGCTCGCGCGGCGGCTGCGCGGGCGGCCCACCCGGGCGAACTTCCGCACCGGGACGCTGACCGTCTGCACGCTCGTGCCGATGCGCTCGGTGCCGCACCGGGTCGTGGCCCTGCTCGGGCTCGACGACGGGGTCTTCCCGCGCAACGCCACCCCGGACGGCGACGACATCCTGCTGCGCGACCCGTGGGTGGGCGAGCGCGACCCGCGCAGCGAGGACCGCCAGCTGCTGCTGGACGCCGTGCTCGCGGCCACCGAGCACCTGGTGGTGGCCTACTCCGGCGCCGACGAGCGGACCAACAGCCCCCGGCCGCCGGCCGTCCCGCTGGGGGAGCTGCTCGACGCGGTCGACGCCCTGGCCGTCGCGCCCGACGGCGGCCCTGCTCGCGGCCACGTCCTCGTCCGTCACCCCCTCCAGCCGTTCGACCCCCGCAACTTCACCCCCGCCGGCCTCGGGGCGCCCGGGCCGTTCAGCTTCGACCGGACCGCGCTCGGCGGAGCGCTCGCGGCCGCGGGCGGGCGCGTGCCACCACGGCCGTTCCTGCCGCAGCCGCTGCCCGACCGTCCGGCGGAGCCCGTCCTCGCCCTCGACGCGCTGGTACGCCTCCTCGAGCACCCGGTGCGCGCCTTCCTCCAGCAGCGGCTGCAGGTCGGCGTGCCCGGCAGCGACGACGAGCCGTCCGACGTGCTGGCGGTCGAGCTCGAGCCGCTGGAGCGGTGGGCCGTGGGGGAGCGGCTGCTGCGCGACCGGCTGGCCGGGGCGAGCCCGGAGCGGTGCCGGCAGGCGGAGTGGCGGCGCGGCACGCTCCCGCCCGGGCCACTGGGCGGCCGCGCCCTCGAGGCGGTGCTCGGCTCGGTCGAGCCGCTGGTGCGCGCCGCCGAGGCCGCCCGTGCCGGGGCGCCCGCGCAGACGGTCGACCTCGTGGCCGCCGTGCCCGCCTCGAGCGGGGCGAGGCCCGGCGCCACGGCCACCAGGGTGGAGGGGACCGTCGGCGACGTCCACGGCGACACCGTCGTCAGCGTCACGTACTCCCGGCTCGCCGCCAAGCACCGGCTGCGTGCGTGGGCGAGCCTGGTCGCGCTCACGGTCGCGCACCCCGGCACGCGGTGGCGGGCGGTCACCATCGGCAGGGGCTACGGCGACCGGCCGCGCTGCTCGACCCTCGGGCCGCTGCGGCCGGAGGACGCGTCCATCGTGCTGGGGCAGCTCGTGTCCCTGCACGCCGCCGGGATGCGCGAGCCGCTGCCGATGGCGGTGAAGACGTCCGCGGCCTATGCCGACGTCCGGGAGCGCGGCGAGGACACCGACCTCGCTCTCGGGCGCGCCCGCGAGGAGTGGCTGGGCAACGACACCGTGCCGGGAGAGGCGGAGGACGCGGCGCACCGGATGGTGTGGGGAGCGTGGACCGGGCTCGACGTGCTGCAGCAGGCCGGGCTGGCCGACGGAGCAGCCGCCGAGCCCACCCGCTTCGGCGCACTGGCCCGCCGGCTGTGGGCGCCGCTGCTCGCCGCCGAGCAGGTGGAGTTGTTGTGA
- a CDS encoding UvrD-helicase domain-containing protein has translation MASPDAPFADASFGIDDPPPFDVCGPLPTGTTVLEASAGTGKTFTLAALATRYLAEGRARLDELMLVTFSRAATQELRERVRERLTAAERALADPVAARASGDTVLAHLAAADDDEVAVRRRRLTVALAGFDAATIATTHQFCQQVLTSLGVAGDTDPDAVLVDSVDDLVVEAVDDLYLRKYAAPGAGRPAFPRRTALEVGRAAVDDDAAALEPADAPPGSEAAERYGLARAVRREVELRKRRQRLLGYDDLLTRLAAALEHDAESGAAAVRLRARYRVVMVDEFQDTDPVQWRILRLAFHGHATLVLIGDPKQAVYAFRGADVVTYLDAVRDASRRATLALNWRSDEPLLQALDTLLGGAALGDAGIRVRPVRSAHPGTRLVSAPQASPLRLRVVGRRGLPRVRSGFVQTAAARDLVAADLAADVVRLLSAPARLRDAGQDRDVQPADIAVLVRTNSQGALVRDALRAAGVPAVLAGGPSVFTTSAARDWLTLLEALEQPHRVWRAHAAALTSLLGWSPEQLDARGERAADELGPLLREWAAVLAERGVAALAETVYATQRVPERLLAAVHGERELTDLRHVAQALHAAAQRDRLGLPALVEELRRRITDAAGDTDEERTRRLESDAAAVQVVTIHRSKGLEFPVVYLPFGWDRWVPSVPDPLRLHDESGGRVLDVGGRTGPGWGRRRARHAEEESGEDLRLLYVALTRARSQAVLWWAPSSNTPSAALHRLLFGGHAPGDQPPDPVPVPGDDDAVARLRERLRPAAAHLSLEAVPPEPEATSWRPARPNAAALEAASFDRPVDTAWRRTSYSALTAAAHGVPAEPPLSRVGSEAEEPEKDDEPPVPPVDSAPPAPADATALEARLRAMPSPMAGLPSGTAFGTLVHAVLERFDGAAPDLEAELRRLAGEQLAARPVRGLDAAALAAALAPVVRTPLGPLADGLRLADVRPDDRLPELDFELPLAGGERPTADVSLGDVAALLRRRLPADDLLAAYPAMLDAPELRGQPLRGFLTGSIDSVLRVHGPDGPRYLVVDYKTNWLGGLGPEAPALSAWDYRPDAMAAAMCAAHYPLQALLYSVALHRFLRWRQPAYSPGRHLGGTLYLFLRGMCGPGTPTVDGTVCGALGWRPPAELVAELSDLLDTGSIDRR, from the coding sequence ATCGCTTCTCCTGATGCTCCGTTCGCTGATGCGAGCTTCGGTATCGACGACCCGCCCCCCTTCGACGTCTGCGGCCCGCTGCCCACGGGGACGACGGTGCTCGAGGCCAGCGCGGGCACCGGCAAGACGTTCACCCTGGCGGCGCTCGCCACCCGCTACCTCGCGGAGGGGCGAGCCCGGCTCGACGAGCTCATGCTGGTCACGTTCAGCCGGGCGGCGACCCAGGAGCTGCGCGAGCGGGTCCGTGAGCGGCTGACCGCCGCCGAGCGCGCTCTGGCCGACCCGGTCGCAGCGCGCGCGAGCGGCGACACCGTCCTGGCGCATCTCGCGGCCGCCGACGACGACGAGGTGGCGGTTCGCCGACGACGCCTCACGGTGGCGCTCGCCGGGTTCGACGCCGCGACCATCGCGACGACGCACCAGTTCTGCCAGCAGGTGCTGACCAGCCTGGGCGTGGCCGGCGACACCGATCCCGACGCGGTGCTCGTCGACAGCGTCGACGACCTGGTGGTCGAGGCGGTCGACGACCTCTACCTGCGCAAGTACGCCGCGCCGGGGGCGGGCCGCCCCGCCTTCCCACGCCGCACCGCGCTCGAGGTCGGCCGGGCGGCCGTGGACGACGACGCAGCCGCGCTCGAGCCGGCAGACGCCCCGCCCGGCAGCGAGGCCGCCGAGCGGTACGGGCTGGCCCGGGCCGTGCGCCGCGAGGTGGAGCTGCGCAAGCGCCGGCAGCGTCTCCTCGGCTACGACGACCTGCTCACGCGGCTCGCCGCCGCACTGGAGCACGACGCGGAGTCCGGCGCAGCGGCCGTGCGGCTGCGGGCGCGCTACCGGGTCGTCATGGTGGACGAGTTCCAGGACACGGACCCGGTGCAGTGGCGGATCCTGCGCCTCGCCTTCCACGGGCACGCGACGCTGGTGCTCATCGGCGACCCGAAGCAGGCGGTCTACGCCTTCCGCGGCGCGGACGTCGTGACGTACCTCGACGCCGTCAGGGACGCCAGCCGGCGTGCGACGCTGGCGCTCAACTGGCGCAGCGACGAGCCGCTGCTGCAGGCCCTCGACACGCTGCTCGGCGGAGCAGCGCTGGGAGATGCAGGAATCCGCGTTCGCCCCGTCCGGTCGGCGCACCCGGGCACCCGACTGGTGTCGGCCCCGCAGGCGTCCCCGCTGCGGCTGCGTGTGGTGGGGCGACGGGGGCTGCCCCGGGTCCGCAGCGGATTCGTCCAGACCGCTGCCGCGCGCGACCTGGTGGCCGCGGACCTGGCCGCCGACGTCGTACGCCTGCTGTCGGCCCCTGCCCGGCTGCGCGACGCCGGGCAGGACCGCGACGTGCAGCCCGCGGACATCGCGGTGCTCGTGCGGACCAACAGCCAGGGGGCGCTGGTCCGGGACGCGCTGCGCGCGGCCGGGGTGCCCGCCGTCCTCGCCGGCGGGCCGAGCGTCTTCACCACCTCCGCGGCCCGCGACTGGCTCACCCTGCTCGAGGCTCTCGAGCAGCCGCACCGCGTCTGGCGGGCGCACGCCGCCGCCCTGACCAGCCTGCTGGGCTGGTCCCCCGAGCAGCTGGACGCCCGCGGTGAGCGTGCTGCCGACGAGCTCGGCCCGCTGCTGCGCGAGTGGGCCGCGGTCCTCGCGGAGCGCGGGGTGGCCGCCCTCGCCGAGACCGTCTACGCCACGCAGCGCGTTCCCGAGCGGCTGCTCGCCGCCGTGCACGGCGAGCGCGAGCTCACCGACCTGCGCCACGTCGCCCAGGCGCTGCACGCGGCCGCGCAACGCGACCGGCTCGGGCTGCCCGCCCTCGTGGAGGAGCTGCGCCGGCGCATCACGGACGCGGCCGGGGACACGGACGAGGAGCGGACCCGCCGGCTGGAGTCGGACGCCGCGGCGGTACAGGTCGTCACGATCCACCGCAGCAAGGGGCTCGAGTTCCCGGTCGTCTACCTCCCGTTCGGCTGGGACCGGTGGGTCCCCTCGGTGCCGGACCCGCTCCGGCTGCACGACGAGAGCGGCGGCCGGGTGCTCGACGTGGGCGGGCGCACCGGGCCGGGGTGGGGCCGTCGGCGGGCACGGCACGCCGAGGAGGAGTCGGGTGAGGACCTCCGGCTGCTGTACGTCGCCCTGACCCGCGCCCGCTCGCAGGCCGTCCTCTGGTGGGCGCCGTCCTCGAACACCCCCTCGGCCGCCCTGCACCGGCTCCTCTTCGGTGGGCACGCCCCCGGCGACCAGCCACCGGACCCGGTACCGGTGCCCGGCGACGACGACGCCGTGGCCCGGCTGCGCGAGCGGCTCCGGCCGGCCGCAGCGCACCTCTCCCTCGAGGCGGTGCCGCCCGAGCCGGAGGCCACGTCGTGGCGCCCGGCACGACCGAACGCGGCTGCGCTGGAGGCGGCGTCGTTCGACCGTCCTGTGGACACCGCCTGGCGGCGCACGTCCTACAGCGCGTTGACCGCGGCCGCGCACGGCGTCCCGGCCGAGCCACCGCTGTCGCGGGTCGGCAGCGAGGCCGAGGAGCCGGAGAAGGACGACGAGCCGCCGGTGCCGCCGGTCGACTCGGCCCCGCCGGCCCCGGCGGACGCGACCGCGCTCGAGGCGAGGCTGCGCGCGATGCCCTCACCGATGGCGGGGCTGCCGAGCGGCACGGCGTTCGGCACGCTCGTGCACGCCGTCCTGGAGCGGTTCGACGGCGCGGCGCCGGACCTCGAGGCCGAGCTGCGTCGGCTGGCCGGGGAGCAGCTCGCCGCCCGGCCTGTCCGCGGCCTCGACGCCGCCGCCCTCGCCGCGGCGCTGGCCCCGGTCGTGCGGACGCCGCTGGGGCCGCTGGCCGACGGGCTGCGCCTGGCCGACGTGCGCCCCGACGACCGGCTGCCGGAGCTGGACTTCGAGCTGCCGCTCGCCGGGGGCGAGCGCCCGACCGCCGACGTCTCGCTGGGCGACGTCGCGGCCCTTCTGCGCAGGCGGCTGCCGGCCGACGACCTGCTGGCGGCGTACCCGGCGATGCTCGACGCGCCCGAGCTGCGCGGCCAGCCGCTGCGCGGGTTCCTCACCGGCAGCATCGACTCGGTCCTGCGCGTGCACGGCCCGGACGGCCCGCGCTACCTGGTCGTCGACTACAAGACCAACTGGCTCGGCGGCCTCGGCCCGGAGGCGCCCGCGTTGAGCGCCTGGGACTACCGGCCGGACGCGATGGCCGCGGCGATGTGCGCCGCCCACTACCCGCTGCAGGCGCTGCTCTACTCCGTCGCGCTCCACCGCTTCCTGCGCTGGCGGCAGCCGGCGTACTCGCCGGGGCGGCACCTGGGGGGGACGCTCTACCTGTTCCTCCGCGGCATGTGCGGCCCCGGGACCCCGACCGTCGACGGGACCGTGTGCGGCGCGCTCGGCTGGCGGCCTCCTGCCGAGCTCGTCGCCGAGCTGTCCGATCTCCTCGACACCGGAAGCATCGATCGCCGATGA